The Brevundimonas sp. SORGH_AS_0993 genome segment GCAGCTGGCGCCGCCATTGGCGGCCAGACCCTTGCGTGTCAGCACCCCGACGGCGTCGGGGCATTGCAGCGCGTCGATGACCCGCAGCACCCCCTTGCCCGCCCCGTCGTCCGAGGTGGAGGTAGTGATGCGGAACGACTTTTCGCCGTCGCAAGCGCCAAGGCCCGCGACGAGCAGCAGCGGCAGCAGAAACGGACGCATGATCTGACCTTTCGTTATCGCCATGATGCGCCCTAAACCGCAGGGTTCCAGTGAAATCGCGTTAAGGCGCCGGCCGCGGTTCAGCCGCCGGGCCGCGACCCCTCGCGCCGGTTCAGGAAGGCCAGGCGTTCGAACAGATGCACATCCTGCTCGTTCTTCAGCAGGGCGCCGTGCAGGGCCGGGATCACCTTGTTGGGCGTCTTCTCGCGCAGGGTCTCGGCGTCGATGTCCTCGACCAGCAGCAGCTTCAACCAGTCCAGAAGTTCGGAGGTGGAGGGCTTCTTCTTCAGGCCCGGCGTGTCGCGGATTTCATAGAAGGTCTTCAGGGCTTCGGACACCAGGCGCGGCTTGATGCTGGGGAAGTGGACCGCGACGATGGCGGCCAGGGTGTCGGCGTCGGGGAAGCGGATGTAGTGGAAGAAGCAGCGGCGCAGGAAGGCGTCCGGCAGCTCCTTTTCGTTGTTGGAGGTGATGATGACGATAGGGCGCACCTCGGCGCGGATCGTCTCGTCCGTCTCCTGGACGTAGAACTCCATCCGATCGAGTTCCTGCAGCAGGTCGTTGGGGAACTCGATGTCGGCCTTGTCGATCTCGTCGATCAGCAGGACGGGGCGCACGGGGGCGGTGAAAGCCTCCCACAGCTTGCCCTTCTTCAGGTAGTTGCGGACGTCGTGGACGCGCGCCTCGCCCAGCTGGCTGTCGCGCAGTCGGCTGACGGCGTCGTACTCGTAAAGGCCATTGTGAGCCTTGGTCGTCGATTTGACATGCCAGGTGATCAGGGGCGCGTCGAAGGCCCTGGCGATCTCATAGGCCAGGACGGTCTTGCCTGTGCCCGGCTCGCCCTTGATGAGCAGCGGCCTTTCAAGAGCGACCGCGGCGTTGACCGCCACCTTCAGGTCGCTGGCGGCGATGTAGTTTTCCGTGCCCTCGAACCGGCTCATGGCATCCGCTCCCGCATCACTGTGTCGATCAGCGCGTAGCGGATTGAAACGGGCCTGAACAGCCGGGCCTGAACAGCCGAGCCTGAACAGCGGCCTGGACCTCGATCAGGTGATGCGTTTGGGCGAGACGGGGTCGCTGGCGGGGAAGGTTTCTTCCAACCCCTCGTCCACCAGGGCTTCCTGGCGGTTCTCGCTTTCGTCGCGTT includes the following:
- a CDS encoding MoxR family ATPase, giving the protein MSRFEGTENYIAASDLKVAVNAAVALERPLLIKGEPGTGKTVLAYEIARAFDAPLITWHVKSTTKAHNGLYEYDAVSRLRDSQLGEARVHDVRNYLKKGKLWEAFTAPVRPVLLIDEIDKADIEFPNDLLQELDRMEFYVQETDETIRAEVRPIVIITSNNEKELPDAFLRRCFFHYIRFPDADTLAAIVAVHFPSIKPRLVSEALKTFYEIRDTPGLKKKPSTSELLDWLKLLLVEDIDAETLREKTPNKVIPALHGALLKNEQDVHLFERLAFLNRREGSRPGG